One Candidatus Eremiobacterota bacterium genomic window carries:
- a CDS encoding LysM peptidoglycan-binding domain-containing protein, giving the protein MKEGDSLWKIAHEKGVPYQDVIKANSQLPNPNLIRPGDIINIPSVSGTTANQRPNQTPNQVPNQVPNQTPNQRPNQTPNQTPNQTPNQTPNQTPNQTPNQTPNQTPNQTPNHTPNQTPNQTPNHTPNQTPNQTPNHTPNQTPNQTPNHTPNQTPNQTPNHTPNQTPNHTPNQTPNQTPNHTPNQTPNQTPNQTPNQTPNQTPNHTPNQTPNQTPNHTPNQTPNHTPNQPRPQPTPQPTPQPTPQPTPQPTPQPRPQPTPQPTPQPTPQPTPQPTPQPTPQPTPQPTPDPAREEPPRIQPGVPTEISKQQFDELGKQQLKTQADDDKNKNKVDDRVEALQYMQQIGGSIGLPAGVKPSDIKISDVNKDGNFNVGDTLYYKQGDKYMKVVLSEQNVTDMNRVKNGITASGALGQAVENGDVRFNGSMNGQKYDPRYWKEIDHPLNPGKKMYAVRTEGADGKAGTADDVTPFKAVQTMFDGTGKYATDCAAPVHMAGLYEEALTLGPDKFNEKYKNLAINGWFKVSESSTQVDTSGSSVAKPLPGVEVKLDNGVVRNYVDADKTTELGAVLRPNDFVYFQNPDPSKVGQATQGENTRFAGFDSQGRPQFSCNPSGVVTAERVQIPGTDPPKFGWGVKLGAFDSKPWLMQTGGVGHTAGT; this is encoded by the coding sequence GTGAAAGAGGGAGACTCTCTCTGGAAGATTGCTCATGAGAAAGGCGTTCCTTATCAAGATGTGATCAAGGCAAATTCACAGCTCCCAAATCCAAACTTGATAAGGCCTGGTGATATCATCAATATCCCTTCCGTCTCAGGAACCACGGCCAATCAGAGACCTAACCAGACGCCTAACCAGGTGCCCAATCAGGTGCCTAACCAAACACCCAATCAGCGTCCGAATCAGACACCTAACCAGACGCCTAACCAGACGCCTAATCAGACACCCAATCAGACGCCTAACCAGACACCCAATCAGACGCCTAACCAGACACCGAACCAGACGCCTAATCACACACCTAACCAGACACCGAACCAGACGCCTAATCACACACCTAACCAGACACCGAACCAGACGCCTAATCACACACCGAACCAGACGCCGAACCAGACGCCTAATCACACACCGAACCAGACACCGAACCAGACGCCTAATCACACACCTAACCAGACGCCGAATCACACGCCGAATCAGACACCGAACCAGACGCCTAATCACACACCGAATCAGACGCCTAACCAGACGCCTAACCAGACGCCTAATCAAACACCGAACCAGACGCCGAATCACACACCCAACCAGACGCCGAACCAGACGCCTAATCACACACCGAACCAGACGCCTAATCACACACCGAACCAGCCCAGGCCTCAGCCTACACCTCAGCCTACACCGCAGCCTACGCCGCAGCCTACGCCTCAGCCCACGCCTCAGCCCAGGCCGCAGCCCACGCCTCAGCCCACGCCGCAGCCCACGCCGCAGCCTACGCCGCAGCCTACGCCTCAGCCCACACCTCAGCCCACACCTCAGCCCACGCCGGATCCTGCGCGCGAGGAGCCTCCTCGCATACAGCCGGGCGTTCCGACGGAGATTTCCAAGCAGCAGTTTGATGAGCTTGGCAAGCAGCAGCTCAAGACACAGGCCGACGACGATAAAAACAAGAACAAGGTTGATGACAGGGTGGAAGCCCTCCAGTATATGCAGCAGATAGGTGGGAGCATCGGGCTCCCGGCGGGTGTGAAACCGTCGGATATAAAGATATCCGACGTCAACAAGGACGGAAATTTCAACGTCGGCGACACCCTCTATTACAAGCAGGGCGACAAGTATATGAAAGTGGTGCTTTCCGAGCAGAACGTGACTGACATGAACCGGGTGAAGAACGGCATCACGGCATCAGGAGCCCTCGGGCAGGCTGTCGAGAACGGAGATGTGCGCTTCAACGGCTCCATGAACGGCCAGAAATACGATCCGCGCTACTGGAAAGAAATTGATCATCCCCTGAACCCGGGGAAAAAGATGTATGCGGTGAGAACTGAGGGGGCCGACGGGAAAGCGGGCACGGCCGACGATGTGACGCCCTTCAAGGCAGTCCAGACTATGTTCGACGGCACAGGGAAATACGCAACGGACTGCGCAGCCCCGGTGCATATGGCAGGGCTCTACGAGGAGGCCCTCACCCTCGGCCCGGACAAGTTCAACGAGAAATACAAGAACCTTGCCATCAATGGATGGTTCAAGGTCTCCGAGAGCTCGACACAGGTTGACACCTCGGGAAGCTCCGTCGCCAAGCCTCTCCCCGGCGTTGAGGTCAAACTCGACAACGGCGTGGTGCGCAATTACGTTGACGCCGACAAGACCACGGAGCTGGGAGCGGTGCTGAGGCCCAACGATTTCGTGTACTTCCAGAATCCTGATCCCTCCAAGGTGGGCCAGGCCACCCAGGGAGAAAACACCAGGTTTGCAGGATTCGACTCCCAGGGCAGGCCGCAGTTCTCCTGCAACCCCAGCGGCGTGGTTACCGCAGAGCGCGTGCAGATTCCGGGAACGGATCCCCCCAAGTTTGGTTGGGGAGTGAAGCTCGGCGCTTTTGACAGCAAACCCTGGTTGATGCAGACAGGAGGAGTAGGGCACACTGCCGGCACCTAG
- a CDS encoding prepilin-type N-terminal cleavage/methylation domain-containing protein: MQQRARRGFLLIELGIAISILAVGMLALVGTIYKSVECIDKGKDTFYMTEIAKQKLDLVRGKAFNYIPSDGFVSLSTLYNGKYITSYYKYQYLIYYYTRNGTLVSNPTALQISQQVAKKVVVVTVTMPSNNESFTINSTNVTYSRNRKNLNVTRYVKMETSITRQTHSI, translated from the coding sequence ATGCAGCAAAGGGCTCGAAGAGGTTTTCTCCTCATCGAGCTTGGCATTGCCATCTCCATCCTCGCCGTAGGGATGCTCGCCCTGGTGGGGACTATTTATAAGAGCGTGGAGTGCATAGACAAGGGGAAAGACACTTTTTATATGACGGAGATTGCCAAACAGAAGCTTGATCTCGTGAGAGGCAAGGCCTTCAACTATATCCCAAGCGATGGATTCGTCTCCCTCTCTACCCTTTACAACGGCAAATACATCACTTCATACTATAAATATCAATATCTCATTTACTATTACACCAGGAACGGCACCCTGGTGAGCAACCCGACAGCCCTCCAGATAAGCCAGCAGGTGGCAAAAAAGGTAGTGGTGGTCACCGTCACCATGCCGTCAAACAACGAATCTTTCACCATAAACAGCACCAATGTCACCTATTCCAGGAACAGGAAGAATCTCAATGTCACGCGGTATGTCAAAATGGAAACTTCCATCACCAGGCAGACCCATTCAATATAA
- a CDS encoding PAS domain S-box protein → MEISSCASASFTILLVDDYEDYLVLLRTRLQKQEKRFTFLTASSADQAMALTRAHHVDCIISDYEMPGKNGLELLSELRASGDMTPFIFITGQGSEQLAAEALRHGAADYYAKDEDFALYSRIANSVHQAVKAHREKLLLYEAQARLKRELDLSRSLANLSSKLITRASLEDISFIVLYYAKQLTGSRFGYVGHIDPATGFLVCTSMTRDIWDVCGIEGKAVVFEKFNGLWGWVLTHRKPLICNDPSKDQRAAGTPKGHIPIERFLSAPALIGESLVGQIALANAESDYTSEDLMVAEQLAALYALAVQRFFTVEELWKSRERYRTLAEATQDMIYIIDAKGTITYVNRAAAVFLGKTEEEIIGKKRSFFFPPGPGTTQKASLEKVFHTGTPLHLENHLPYRDKELMVHTSLVPLKDEKGTVVSILGITRDLTAFLEARKLKEESHALMNMARTAVDTVEAIGEALIIMDREGKVVMVNAAFERLTGYGKSEIMGKMLTRLAKRMIPAQDMKHFLKVIREALEGRAPSPVPVMILQNDEGEKRSTQLGISFIRDGAGEVAHVIFIMKDITELKRAAEEREKLIAELQEALARVKTLSGILPICSSCKKIRNARGSWERLEAYMGKHSDAEFTHGLCPECAEMLIMASENHRPSAPSSP, encoded by the coding sequence TTGGAAATCTCCTCATGTGCTTCTGCTTCTTTTACCATACTTCTTGTTGATGACTATGAAGATTACCTCGTACTCCTCAGGACACGGCTCCAGAAGCAGGAAAAACGTTTCACCTTTCTCACCGCCTCTTCGGCAGATCAGGCGATGGCCCTCACAAGAGCCCACCATGTGGACTGTATCATCTCCGACTACGAAATGCCGGGGAAAAACGGCCTGGAGCTCCTCTCTGAGCTCCGCGCCTCCGGAGACATGACCCCCTTTATCTTCATCACCGGCCAGGGCAGCGAGCAGTTGGCCGCCGAGGCTCTGAGGCATGGCGCCGCTGATTACTACGCCAAAGATGAAGACTTTGCCCTCTATTCCCGCATTGCCAACTCGGTTCATCAGGCGGTAAAGGCTCACCGGGAGAAGCTCCTCCTCTATGAAGCTCAGGCAAGGCTGAAGCGCGAACTGGATCTCTCCAGGTCGCTTGCGAATCTCTCTTCAAAGCTCATCACCAGGGCCTCTCTTGAGGACATTTCCTTCATAGTGCTTTATTACGCGAAGCAGCTCACAGGGAGCCGCTTCGGCTACGTGGGTCATATTGATCCCGCCACAGGCTTCCTTGTCTGCACCTCCATGACAAGAGATATCTGGGATGTCTGCGGCATTGAGGGAAAGGCCGTGGTCTTTGAGAAGTTCAACGGCCTCTGGGGATGGGTCCTCACCCACAGGAAGCCCCTGATCTGCAACGACCCCTCGAAGGATCAGCGCGCTGCGGGCACGCCGAAAGGCCATATCCCCATTGAGCGCTTCCTCTCGGCGCCTGCCCTCATAGGCGAATCGCTTGTGGGGCAGATTGCCCTCGCCAATGCCGAGAGTGACTACACAAGCGAAGACCTCATGGTGGCCGAGCAGCTTGCGGCCCTCTATGCCCTTGCCGTGCAGCGCTTTTTCACCGTCGAGGAGCTCTGGAAAAGCCGTGAGCGCTACCGCACCCTGGCCGAGGCCACTCAGGATATGATCTATATCATTGATGCAAAGGGCACCATCACTTACGTGAACAGGGCCGCCGCGGTATTCCTCGGGAAGACGGAGGAGGAAATCATTGGAAAGAAACGCTCTTTCTTTTTCCCCCCCGGGCCCGGCACCACCCAGAAGGCGAGCCTGGAGAAAGTCTTTCACACCGGCACCCCGCTCCATCTGGAAAACCATCTTCCCTACCGCGACAAAGAGCTCATGGTCCACACGAGCCTTGTTCCCCTCAAGGATGAAAAGGGCACCGTGGTAAGCATCCTGGGGATCACAAGGGACCTCACGGCTTTCCTGGAGGCCAGAAAGCTCAAGGAAGAGTCACATGCCCTCATGAACATGGCCCGTACTGCCGTTGATACAGTCGAAGCCATCGGAGAGGCCCTCATCATCATGGACAGGGAGGGAAAAGTCGTCATGGTGAACGCCGCCTTTGAGAGGCTCACCGGATACGGGAAAAGCGAGATCATGGGAAAGATGCTCACCCGCCTTGCCAAAAGGATGATCCCCGCCCAGGACATGAAGCACTTTCTCAAGGTCATCAGGGAAGCCCTCGAGGGGAGGGCACCCTCGCCGGTCCCCGTCATGATTCTCCAGAACGACGAGGGGGAAAAGCGCTCCACCCAGCTTGGCATCTCCTTCATAAGAGACGGGGCAGGAGAGGTAGCCCATGTCATCTTCATCATGAAAGACATCACAGAATTGAAGAGAGCGGCGGAAGAGCGAGAGAAGCTCATAGCGGAGCTCCAGGAAGCCCTTGCTCGCGTGAAGACCCTCAGCGGTATCCTTCCCATCTGCTCATCATGCAAAAAGATCCGGAACGCCAGAGGCTCATGGGAAAGGCTCGAGGCCTACATGGGCAAGCACTCTGATGCCGAGTTCACCCATGGTCTCTGCCCGGAATGCGCAGAAATGCTCATCATGGCATCGGAAAACCACCGGCCCTCCGCCCCCTCCTCACCATGA